GCCGGTCCATAATGGCTCTGCTTTGAGTGTCTTCATTCGATAAAGGACCACTTTTGCAATGAAGTCCTGTCATCAAATCCTGTTGCTTACCTTAGCTGCTCTGCTTGGTCAGGCAAAAGGATTTGAAGTGCGGGCGGGCAATTGGGAAGTCCTGGATGGCTGTCGGCTGATTGATTCGTTTCTAAACGACGGCGATTCTTTTCTCATTGAGCACGATGGCGAAGAGTTTGTCGTTCGTTTGTATTTCGTGGACGCCCCGGAAGTTTCCATGAGCTACCCGGAGCGTGTGCGAAAGCAGAGTGAGTATTTTGGGATCTCAGATGAAGAAACGCTTGAGCTTGGCCGGGAGGCGGCTGAGTTTACCAGGGATTTCCTCGATGGGCGGTTTACTGTCATTACATCCAGACAAAAAGGAGGTGGACATGGCATTCGCTATCTCGCCCTCGTTGAGAAAAATGGCAAAGGCCTGGCTGAGTCTCTGGCTCGTAGTGGTCTTGTCCGTATTTATGGCTATCCGACTGAAACACGGCCTCCGGGAGGAGCATCAGCAGAGAAGACAAAGGACAGCCTTCGTAAATACGAGAAGATGGCCAAGCGTAACCAACTTGGTGGTTGGGGTGATCAGACTTTAGCGGATACCAAGCCAAGTTTCTTTATCGATGAACCAACAAAACGCCCCAAGGCAGAGGAGATGTCAGAGAAGCGCGATCTTTCTCCGAGTGCTTTTGGCGCGACCATTGGGGGCGGTCTGGATATCAATAAGGCAACCGCAGATGAACTTCAAAGTATTAGTGGGATTGGGCCGGTTTTGTCAGCGCGTATTATTGAGGGACGTCCTTATGATTCGATCGAGGCATTGGCTGCGATCAAGGGCATCAGTGCAAACAGTGTGGAGAAGTTTCGTCCCTACCTTTATGCTGGTGCGTTGGAGCCTCCTGAGTTTACGGCAAGTTATTATCTGCAGCAGCCTGAGCTTTGGCGTAACCGAGTCGTGCCGCTTTCCATTCGTGTTATTGAGAAACAAAACTGGCCGGCCCCTGACGGTTTTGCCGTTGTGATTGCTCATACGGAAAACGCGGGACAGGATGGCGGTAGTGTGCCGGTTTTCCTGCCCGAAGATCGTGTCGATGCCGCAGTGGTCCGCTTTTCCGAATCCGAACAACCGCTTACGGCGGATCTTTTATTCTACAACTATCAAGGTAAGGATATCTTTATTGTTCGTCGCTGACCGTGACCTCTGTGGTGAAATGCAATGATCAAAGTATGGAACTGCAGTAACGGCTTCAACTGGGCTCCGACTTGCCGGCGTCTTTGGGCAAAGAGATCTCACCGGACTTGACCAGCCGTTTCCATTCGGCCTCTGCCTTCTTGATAAAAGCTTCCGGGTTCTTCTTCCAGGTATTCAGCATTTCAGCGTTATGGAAGAAGTAGAGCTTGCCGTCATGAATTACAAACTCACGTGGATCCTCATCGCCAACGACGACGCCCTCTGCGATGCCATAGGCACAATAACCACCGAATGCCGGAATAAACATATCCGGGTGCTTCATGAACAGATTTTTATTGGTTTTGTTTTCGAAGCGCCATTCAACGCCGTCATACATGAAACTGTAGGTGCTTGATCCGCGCCGCGCTTTTTCTTCAGCGTAATAAACCACAGGATCGTAACCGCCGAGGGCCAAGTTTGTGTTTACTGTGGTCCTGATTGGCATGAATCCATATACTGTGGTAGATAGAAAAATACCGAAAATGGATGCGACAAGTGCTTTCATGATACTAATATAGTCGATTGGGTTACGGAAACCTAGCATGTTTTTCCCTCATCTGCGTTATTGGCGATTTTGCTGCAACCTTTGCCTATAAGCAGTGTTAGTTCGAATGAACCTGATTACATCCAATAAAGGATCACTCAGGAGATAAGCCATGAATCGAATCCTTCTCTCCCTCCTCTCGATAATGCT
The Rubellicoccus peritrichatus DNA segment above includes these coding regions:
- a CDS encoding helix-hairpin-helix domain-containing protein produces the protein MKSCHQILLLTLAALLGQAKGFEVRAGNWEVLDGCRLIDSFLNDGDSFLIEHDGEEFVVRLYFVDAPEVSMSYPERVRKQSEYFGISDEETLELGREAAEFTRDFLDGRFTVITSRQKGGGHGIRYLALVEKNGKGLAESLARSGLVRIYGYPTETRPPGGASAEKTKDSLRKYEKMAKRNQLGGWGDQTLADTKPSFFIDEPTKRPKAEEMSEKRDLSPSAFGATIGGGLDINKATADELQSISGIGPVLSARIIEGRPYDSIEALAAIKGISANSVEKFRPYLYAGALEPPEFTASYYLQQPELWRNRVVPLSIRVIEKQNWPAPDGFAVVIAHTENAGQDGGSVPVFLPEDRVDAAVVRFSESEQPLTADLLFYNYQGKDIFIVRR
- a CDS encoding YHS domain-containing (seleno)protein — translated: MKALVASIFGIFLSTTVYGFMPIRTTVNTNLALGGYDPVVYYAEEKARRGSSTYSFMYDGVEWRFENKTNKNLFMKHPDMFIPAFGGYCAYGIAEGVVVGDEDPREFVIHDGKLYFFHNAEMLNTWKKNPEAFIKKAEAEWKRLVKSGEISLPKDAGKSEPS